One Pseudomonas syringae CC1557 genomic window, CGTGTGGTGGCTTGAGTGATCAGGTAGAAAGCTTTGAGCGAGCCTTGATCGCCGCCGAACTGGCCCGTCCGCACAGCTCGGTGCGTAGCCTGGCCGAAGCACTGGGCGTGCCACGCAAGACCCTTCACGACAAATTGCGCAAGCACGGTTTGAATTTTGGTGACAGCAGCGGAGCATCCGATGACACCGATTGAGCCAGAAGAGAACGCGGCCCACGAGCTGGAACGGGTGCTGCACCATGACATCCCGCTGACCCGTGAAATGGGCATGCGGGTGGTCGACTGGCATCACCACACGCTACGCCTGCATCTGCCGCTGGCCCCCAACGTCAATCACAAGAGCACGCTGTTCGGCGGCAGCCTGTACTGCGGCGCAGTACTGGCCGGCTGGGGCTGGTTGCACCTGCGGCTGCGCGAAGCGGGAATCAGCGACGGGCATATCGTGATTCAGGATGGGCAGATCAGTTATCCACTGCCCGTACGCAGCGACGCCATCGCCCGCTGCGACGCGCCAGACGCCGCGCAATGGGAGAAATTCATCACCACCTACCAACGCCGAGGCCGTGCTCGCCTGACCCTGCACACCCACATCAGTGCGCAAGACAGCGAAGAACAGGCCGTGAGGTTTGTCGGGCAGTTTGTGTTGCACAGGTGAAGC contains:
- a CDS encoding YiiD C-terminal domain-containing protein, with the translated sequence MTPIEPEENAAHELERVLHHDIPLTREMGMRVVDWHHHTLRLHLPLAPNVNHKSTLFGGSLYCGAVLAGWGWLHLRLREAGISDGHIVIQDGQISYPLPVRSDAIARCDAPDAAQWEKFITTYQRRGRARLTLHTHISAQDSEEQAVRFVGQFVLHR